A section of the Citrus sinensis cultivar Valencia sweet orange chromosome 8, DVS_A1.0, whole genome shotgun sequence genome encodes:
- the LOC102629126 gene encoding protein NRT1/ PTR FAMILY 1.2-like, with protein MEACSEEKKMITEPLLINKNPKGGIRTLPFIIANEAFERMASTGFMPNMILYLCREYNMKITEGTNVLFFWSAASNFLPILGAFLADSYVGRYAMIGFGCITCLLGMVLLWLTTIFPHARPLACDYTLRDSCESATGSQLMLLYLAFGLMSLGGGGIRSSSLAFGADQLEKGDGIKSKSEGALKSYFSWYYVSVSASSMVAVTFIVYIQDNLGWKVGFGIPAAIMLLSALCFFLASPFYVKSKANTSLLSGLIQVLVASYKNRHIKLSSPQAAEERYHHREGSVRLVPSENLRCLNKACIIKHPEQDLTPDGRASDPWSLCTVDQVEELKALIKVIPLWSTGIMIGVTLSQSSFPVLQASSMDRHVSRNFEIPAASFCIFTIITLTLWVGFYDRILLPLASKIKGKPCQLSLKQRMGIGLLFSTASMAAWAITETVRRRIAIDEGLSDDPRTVVQMSAMWLLPYLVLSGLAMAFNMIGQTEFYYSELPKSMSSIASALLGVGLSAASLVASLIMNSVDGITRSRGKQGWIPSNINKGHYDHYFWLLSALNMANFVYFLACCKAYGPCRVEVHKALDDADDMREEC; from the exons ATGGAAGCATGTtcagaagaaaagaaaatgatcacAGAGCCACTCTTGATCAACAAAAACCCAAAGGGTGGCATCAGAACCTTGCCTTTCATCATTG CAAATGAAGCATTTGAGAGGATGGCGAGTACTGGGTTTATGCCAAACATGATACTGTATCTGTGCAGAGAATATAACATGAAAATAACAGAAGGTACGAACGTACTCTTCTTTTGGTCAGCTGCTTCAAATTTTCTGCCGATTCTTGGGGCCTTTCTCGCCGATTCCTATGTGGGCCGGTATGCGATGATCGGTTTCGGTTGCATCACTTGCCTTTTG GGGATGGTTCTGTTGTGGCTGACGACAATCTTCCCCCACGCCAGGCCTCTAGCTTGTGACTACACACTAAGAGATAGTTGTGAATCCGCTACAGGGTCTCAATTGATGCTGTTGTATTTGGCTTTTGGTCTCATGTCGCTTGGAGGTGGTGGCATACGGTCATCCTCTTTAGCCTTTGGTGCTGATCAGTTGGAAAAGGGAGATGGCATCAAAAGTAAAAGTGAAGGTGCCTTAAAGAGTTACTTCAGCTGGTATTATGTTTCGGTCTCGGCGTCATCTATGGTTGCCGTGacttttattgtttatattcaagaTAACTTGGGCTGGAAGGTGGGGTTTGGAATTCCTGCCGCAATAATGTTGTTATCAGCTCTTTGCTTTTTTCTGGCTTCTCCCTTTTATGTCAAGTCAAAAGCTAACACAAGCTTGCTTTCTGGATTAATTCAAGTCCTTGTTGCCTCGTATAAGAATCGACATATAAAGTTATCATCACCTCAGGCTGCGGAAGAAAGGTACCACCACAGAGAAGGATCCGTGCGTCTCGTGCCAAGTGAAAATTTAAG GTGTTTGAACAAAGCTTGTATAATCAAACATCCTGAACAAGACTTGACTCCAGATGGAAGAGCCTCGGATCCATGGAGTCTTTGTACAGTCGATCAAGTAGAGGAGTTAAAAGCATTGATCAAGGTAATTCCTTTATGGTCTACTGGAATAATGATTGGTGTGACCCTCAGCCAAAGTTCATTTCCAGTACTCCAGGCAAGCTCCATGGACCGACACGTTAGTCGCAACTTTGAAATCCCAGCTGCTTCCTTCTGCATATTTACGATTATCACTCTGACATTATGGGTCGGTTTCTATGATCGTATCCTTCTCCCTCTAGCATCAAAAATCAAAGGGAAGCCGTGTCAACTAAGCTTGAAGCAGAGGATGGGGATAGGACTGCTTTTCTCTACTGCATCAATGGCGGCATGGGCAATCACAGAGACGGTTCGCCGCCGTATTGCAATTGATGAAGGACTTTCAGATGACCCGCGAACCGTGGTGCAAATGTCGGCCATGTGGCTACTACCTTACCTCGTGCTCAGCGGCTTGGCCATGGCGTTCAACATGATTGGGCAGACGGAATTCTACTACTCCGAGCTGCCTAAAAGCATGTCCAGCATAGCCTCCGCCCTTCTCGGAGTGGGATTGTCAGCGGCAAGCTTGGTAGCGAGCTTGATAATGAATTCAGTCGATGGTATTACAAGAAGTAGAGGAAAGCAGGGGTGGATTCCAAGCAATATCAACAAGGGTCATTATGATCACTACTTCTGGCTTCTCTCTGCTTTAAACATGGctaattttgtatattttcttGCTTGCTGCAAGGCTTATGGTCCATGCAGAGTGGAAGTCCATAAGGCGTTAGACGACGCGGATGACATGCGGGAGGAATGTTAG
- the LOC127899080 gene encoding uncharacterized protein LOC127899080: protein MTISLNLRNSAKVPSDESKLLIQRSVITVVIIIIIITHKNVIGLPSFCIGKNLPSFINKQICSLSSDRRTFIRTKQLCQALITLPDFVLSGFMIFDTQNQIPAFGLHCDFVHHASASIFMSFGNRASAATGLHNGGGIVELKNRARNRECNVTSLGK, encoded by the exons ATGACAATTTCTCTTAACTTAAGAAATTCAGCAAAG GTTCCTTCCGATGAGAGCAAGCTCCTTATACAACGATCTGTTATTACTgttgttataattataatcatcATAACCCATAAGAATGTGATAGGCTTGCCGTCTTTTTGTATTGGAAAGAACCTCCCAAGCTTCATTAATAAGCAAATTTGCAGTCTCAGCAGCGACAGAAGAACATTCATCAGGACGAAACAACTGTGCCAAGCCCTCATAACTCTGCCTGATTTCGTCCTCTCCGGCTTTATGATCTTTGATACCCAGAACCAAATACCAGCTTTTGGTTTGCACTGCGACTTTGTGCACCAT GCTTCAGCTTCCATATTTATGAGCTTCGGGAATAGAGCCTCTGCGGCTACTGGATTGCACAACGGAGGAGGCATTGTTGAATTGAAAAACAGGGCCAGAAACAGAGAATGTAATGTTACTTCGTTGGGTAAGTGA
- the LOC102610772 gene encoding protein NRT1/ PTR FAMILY 1.2-like isoform X4 codes for MVLLWLTTIFPHARPLACDHPLRDGCESATGSQLMLLYLAFGLMSLGGGGIRSSSLAFGAEQLEKGDGIKSKSESALKSYFSWYYVSVSASSMVAVTLIVYIQDNLGWKVGFGIPAAIMLLSALCFFLASPFYVKSKANTSLLSGLIQVLVASYKNRHIKLPSPQAAEERYHHREGSVRLVPSENLRCLNKACIIKHPEQDLTPDGRASDPWSLCTVDQVEELKALIKVIPLWSTGIMIGVTLSQSSFPVLQASSMDRHVSRNFEIPAASFCIFTIITLTLWVGFYDRILLPLASKIKGKPCQLSLKQRMGIGLLFSTASMAAWAITETVRRRIAIDEGLSDDPRAVVQMSAMWLLPYLVLSGLAMAFNMIGQTEFYYSELPKSMSSIASALLGVGLSAASLVASLIMNSVDGITRSRGKQGWIPSNINKGHYDHYFWLLSALNMANFVYFLACCKAYGPCRVEVHKALDDADDMREEC; via the exons ATGGTTCTGTTATGGCTGACGACAATCTTCCCCCATGCAAGGCCTCTAGCTTGTGACCATCCACTAAGAGATGGTTGTGAATCCGCTACAGGGTCTCAATTGATGCTATTGTATTTGGCTTTTGGTCTTATGTCGCTTGGAGGTGGTGGCATACGGTCATCCTCTTTGGCATTTGGTGCTGAGCAGTTGGAAAAGGGAGATGGCATCAAAAGTAAAAGTGAAAGTGCCTTAAAGAGTTACTTCAGCTGGTATTATGTTTCTGTCTCGGCGTCATCTATGGTTGCCGTAACtttaattgtttatattcaagaTAACTTGGGCTGGAAG GTGGGGTTTGGAATTCCTGCCGCAATAATGTTGTTATCAgctctttgtttttttctgGCTTCTCCCTTTTATGTCAAGTCAAAAGCTAACACAAGCTTGCTTTCTGGATTAATTCAAGTCCTTGTTGCCTCGTATAAGAATCGACATATAAAGTTACCATCACCTCAGGCTGCAGAAGAAAGGTACCATCACAGAGAAGGATCCGTGCGTCTCGTGCCAAGTGAAAATTTAAG GTGTTTGAACAAAGCTTGTATAATCAAACATCCTGAACAAGACTTGACTCCAGATGGAAGAGCCTCGGATCCATGGAGTCTTTGTACAGTCGATCAAGTAGAGGAGTTAAAAGCATTGATCAAGGTAATTCCTTTATGGTCTACTGGAATAATGATTGGTGTGACCCTCAGCCAAAGTTCATTTCCAGTACTCCAGGCAAGCTCCATGGACCGACACGTTAGTCGCAACTTTGAAATCCCAGCTGCTTCCTTCTGCATATTTACGATTATCACTCTGACATTATGGGTCGGTTTCTATGATCGTATCCTTCTCCCTCTAGCATCAAAAATCAAAGGGAAGCCGTGTCAACTAAGCTTGAAGCAGAGGATGGGGATAGGACTGCTTTTCTCTACTGCATCAATGGCGGCATGGGCAATCACAGAGACGGTTCGCCGCCGTATTGCAATTGATGAAGGACTTTCAGATGACCCGCGAGCCGTGGTGCAAATGTCGGCCATGTGGCTACTACCTTACCTTGTGCTCAGCGGCTTGGCCATGGCGTTCAACATGATTGGGCAGACGGAATTCTACTACTCCGAGCTGCCTAAAAGCATGTCCAGCATAGCCTCCGCCCTTCTCGGAGTGGGGTTGTCAGCGGCAAGCTTGGTAGCGAGCTTGATAATGAATTCAGTCGATGGTATTACAAGAAGTAGAGGAAAGCAGGGGTGGATTCCAAGCAATATCAACAAGGGTCATTATGATCACTACTTCTGGCTTCTCTCTGCTTTAAACATGGctaattttgtatattttcttGCTTGCTGCAAGGCTTATGGTCCATGCAGAGTGGAAGTCCATAAGGCGTTAGACGACGCGGATGACATGCGGGAGGAATGTTAG
- the LOC102610772 gene encoding protein NRT1/ PTR FAMILY 1.2-like isoform X2 → METCSEEKKMITEPLLINKNPKGGIRTLPFIIANEAFERMASTGFMPNMILYLCREYNMKITEGTNVLFFWSAASNFLPILGAFLADSYVGRYAMIGFGCITCLLGMVLLWLTTIFPHARPLACDYPLRDSCESATGSQLMLLYLAFGLMSLGGGGIRSSSLAFGADQLEKGDGIKSKSEGALKSYFSWYYVSVSASSMVAVTFIVYIQDNLGWKVGFGIPAAIMLLSALCFFLASPFYVKSKANTSLLSGLIQVLVASYKNRHIKLPSPQAAEERYHHREGSVRLVPSENLRCLNKACIIKHPEQDLTPDGRASDPWSLCTVDQVEELKALIKVIPLWSTGIMIGVTLSQSSFPVLQASSMDRHVSRNFEIPAASFCIFTIITLTLWVGFYDRILLPLASKIKGKPCQLSLKQRMGIGLLFSTASMAAWAITETVRRRIAIDEGLSDDPRAVVQMSAMWLLPYLVLSGLAMAFNMIGQTEFYYSELPKSMSSIASALLGVGLSAASLVASLIMNSVDGITRSRGKQGWIPSNINKGHYDHYFWLLSALNMANFVYFLACCKAYGPCRVEVHKALDDADDMREEC, encoded by the exons ATGGAAACATGTtcagaagaaaagaaaatgatcacAGAGCCACTCTTGATCAACAAAAACCCAAAGGGTGGCATCAGAACCTTGCCTTTCATCATAG CAAATGAAGCATTTGAGAGGATGGCGAGTACTGGGTTTATGCCAAACATGATACTGTATCTGTGCAGAGAATATAACATGAAAATAACAGAAGGTACGAACGTACTCTTCTTTTGGTCAGCTGCTTCGAATTTTCTGCCGATTCTTGGGGCCTTTCTCGCCGATTCGTATGTGGGCCGGTATGCGATGATCGGTTTCGGTTGCATCACTTGCCTTTTG GGGATGGTTCTGTTGTGGCTGACGACAATCTTTCCCCACGCAAGGCCTCTAGCTTGTGACTACCCACTAAGAGATAGTTGTGAATCCGCTACAGGGTCTCAATTGATGCTGTTGTATTTGGCTTTTGGTCTCATGTCGCTTGGAGGTGGTGGCATACGGTCATCCTCTTTAGCCTTTGGTGCTGATCAGTTGGAAAAGGGAGATGGCATCAAAAGTAAAAGTGAAGGTGCCTTAAAGAGTTACTTCAGTTGGTATTATGTTTCTGTCTCGGCGTCATCTATGGTTGCCGTGacttttattgtttatattcaagaTAACTTGGGCTGGAAGGTGGGGTTTGGAATTCCTGCCGCAATAATGTTGTTATCAgctctttgtttttttctgGCTTCTCCCTTTTATGTCAAGTCAAAAGCTAACACAAGCTTGCTTTCTGGATTAATTCAAGTCCTTGTTGCCTCGTATAAGAATCGACATATAAAGTTACCATCACCTCAGGCTGCAGAAGAAAGGTACCATCACAGAGAAGGATCCGTGCGTCTCGTGCCAAGTGAAAATTTAAG GTGTTTGAACAAAGCTTGTATAATCAAACATCCTGAACAAGACTTGACTCCAGATGGAAGAGCCTCGGATCCATGGAGTCTTTGTACAGTCGATCAAGTAGAGGAGTTAAAAGCATTGATCAAGGTAATTCCTTTATGGTCTACTGGAATAATGATTGGTGTGACCCTCAGCCAAAGTTCATTTCCAGTACTCCAGGCAAGCTCCATGGACCGACACGTTAGTCGCAACTTTGAAATCCCAGCTGCTTCCTTCTGCATATTTACGATTATCACTCTGACATTATGGGTCGGTTTCTATGATCGTATCCTTCTCCCTCTAGCATCAAAAATCAAAGGGAAGCCGTGTCAACTAAGCTTGAAGCAGAGGATGGGGATAGGACTGCTTTTCTCTACTGCATCAATGGCGGCATGGGCAATCACAGAGACGGTTCGCCGCCGTATTGCAATTGATGAAGGACTTTCAGATGACCCGCGAGCCGTGGTGCAAATGTCGGCCATGTGGCTACTACCTTACCTTGTGCTCAGCGGCTTGGCCATGGCGTTCAACATGATTGGGCAGACGGAATTCTACTACTCCGAGCTGCCTAAAAGCATGTCCAGCATAGCCTCCGCCCTTCTCGGAGTGGGGTTGTCAGCGGCAAGCTTGGTAGCGAGCTTGATAATGAATTCAGTCGATGGTATTACAAGAAGTAGAGGAAAGCAGGGGTGGATTCCAAGCAATATCAACAAGGGTCATTATGATCACTACTTCTGGCTTCTCTCTGCTTTAAACATGGctaattttgtatattttcttGCTTGCTGCAAGGCTTATGGTCCATGCAGAGTGGAAGTCCATAAGGCGTTAGACGACGCGGATGACATGCGGGAGGAATGTTAG
- the LOC102610772 gene encoding protein NRT1/ PTR FAMILY 1.2-like isoform X5, with protein MVLLWLTTIFPHARPLACDYPLRDSCESATGSQLMLLYLAFGLMSLGGGGIRSSSLAFGADQLEKGDGIKSKSEGALKSYFSWYYVSVSASSMVAVTFIVYIQDNLGWKVGFGIPAAIMLLSALCFFLASPFYVKSKANTSLLSGLIQVLVASYKNRHIKLPSPQAAEERYHHREGSVRLVPSENLRCLNKACIIKHPEQDLTPDGRASDPWSLCTVDQVEELKALIKVIPLWSTGIMIGVTLSQSSFPVLQASSMDRHVSRNFEIPAASFCIFTIITLTLWVGFYDRILLPLASKIKGKPCQLSLKQRMGIGLLFSTASMAAWAITETVRRRIAIDEGLSDDPRAVVQMSAMWLLPYLVLSGLAMAFNMIGQTEFYYSELPKSMSSIASALLGVGLSAASLVASLIMNSVDGITRSRGKQGWIPSNINKGHYDHYFWLLSALNMANFVYFLACCKAYGPCRVEVHKALDDADDMREEC; from the exons ATGGTTCTGTTGTGGCTGACGACAATCTTTCCCCACGCAAGGCCTCTAGCTTGTGACTACCCACTAAGAGATAGTTGTGAATCCGCTACAGGGTCTCAATTGATGCTGTTGTATTTGGCTTTTGGTCTCATGTCGCTTGGAGGTGGTGGCATACGGTCATCCTCTTTAGCCTTTGGTGCTGATCAGTTGGAAAAGGGAGATGGCATCAAAAGTAAAAGTGAAGGTGCCTTAAAGAGTTACTTCAGTTGGTATTATGTTTCTGTCTCGGCGTCATCTATGGTTGCCGTGacttttattgtttatattcaagaTAACTTGGGCTGGAAGGTGGGGTTTGGAATTCCTGCCGCAATAATGTTGTTATCAgctctttgtttttttctgGCTTCTCCCTTTTATGTCAAGTCAAAAGCTAACACAAGCTTGCTTTCTGGATTAATTCAAGTCCTTGTTGCCTCGTATAAGAATCGACATATAAAGTTACCATCACCTCAGGCTGCAGAAGAAAGGTACCATCACAGAGAAGGATCCGTGCGTCTCGTGCCAAGTGAAAATTTAAG GTGTTTGAACAAAGCTTGTATAATCAAACATCCTGAACAAGACTTGACTCCAGATGGAAGAGCCTCGGATCCATGGAGTCTTTGTACAGTCGATCAAGTAGAGGAGTTAAAAGCATTGATCAAGGTAATTCCTTTATGGTCTACTGGAATAATGATTGGTGTGACCCTCAGCCAAAGTTCATTTCCAGTACTCCAGGCAAGCTCCATGGACCGACACGTTAGTCGCAACTTTGAAATCCCAGCTGCTTCCTTCTGCATATTTACGATTATCACTCTGACATTATGGGTCGGTTTCTATGATCGTATCCTTCTCCCTCTAGCATCAAAAATCAAAGGGAAGCCGTGTCAACTAAGCTTGAAGCAGAGGATGGGGATAGGACTGCTTTTCTCTACTGCATCAATGGCGGCATGGGCAATCACAGAGACGGTTCGCCGCCGTATTGCAATTGATGAAGGACTTTCAGATGACCCGCGAGCCGTGGTGCAAATGTCGGCCATGTGGCTACTACCTTACCTTGTGCTCAGCGGCTTGGCCATGGCGTTCAACATGATTGGGCAGACGGAATTCTACTACTCCGAGCTGCCTAAAAGCATGTCCAGCATAGCCTCCGCCCTTCTCGGAGTGGGGTTGTCAGCGGCAAGCTTGGTAGCGAGCTTGATAATGAATTCAGTCGATGGTATTACAAGAAGTAGAGGAAAGCAGGGGTGGATTCCAAGCAATATCAACAAGGGTCATTATGATCACTACTTCTGGCTTCTCTCTGCTTTAAACATGGctaattttgtatattttcttGCTTGCTGCAAGGCTTATGGTCCATGCAGAGTGGAAGTCCATAAGGCGTTAGACGACGCGGATGACATGCGGGAGGAATGTTAG
- the LOC102610772 gene encoding protein NRT1/ PTR FAMILY 1.2-like isoform X3: METCSEEKKMITEPLLINKNPKGGIRTLPFIIANEAFESMASTGFMPNMILYLCREYNMKITEGTNVLFFWSAASSFLPILGAFLADSYVGRYLMIGFGCITCLLGMVLLWLTTIFPHARPLACDHPLRDGCESATGSQLMLLYLAFGLMSLGGGGIRSSSLAFGAEQLEKGDGIKSKSESALKSYFSWYYVSVSASSMVAVTLIVYIQDNLGWKVGFGIPAAIMLLSALCFFLASPFYVKSKANTSLLSGLIQVLVASYKNRHIKLSSPQAAEERYHHREGSVRLVPSENLRCLNKACIIKYPEQDLTPDGRASDPWSLCTVDQVEELKALIKVIPLWSTGIMIGVTLSQSSFPVLQASSMDRHVSRNFEIPAASFCIFTIITLTLWVGFYDRILLPLASKIKGKPCQLSLKQRMGIGLLFSTASMAAWAITETVRRRIAIDEGLSDDPRAVVQMSAMWLLPYLVLSGLAMAFNMIGQTEFYYSELPKSMSSIASAYLGVGLSAASLVASLIMNSVDGITRSRGKQGWIPSNINKGHYDHYFWLLSALNMANFVYFLACCKAYGPCRVEVHKALDNADGVQEEC; encoded by the exons ATGGAAACATGTtcagaagaaaagaaaatgatcacAGAGCCACTCTTGATCAACAAAAACCCAAAGGGTGGCATCAGAACCTTGCCTTTCATCATAG CAAATGAAGCATTTGAAAGTATGGCGAGTACTGGGTTTATGCCAAACATGATACTGTATCTGTGCAGAGAATATAACATGAAAATAACAGAAGGTACGAACGTACTCTTCTTTTGGTCAGCTGCTTCGAGTTTTCTGCCGATTCTTGGGGCCTTTCTCGCCGATTCCTACGTGGGCCGGTATTTGATGATCGGTTTCGGTTGCATCACTTGCCTTTTG GGGATGGTTCTGTTATGGCTGACGACAATCTTCCCCCATGCAAGGCCTCTAGCTTGTGACCATCCACTAAGAGATGGTTGTGAATCCGCTACAGGGTCTCAATTGATGCTATTGTATTTGGCTTTTGGTCTTATGTCGCTTGGAGGTGGTGGCATACGGTCATCCTCTTTGGCATTTGGTGCTGAGCAGTTGGAAAAGGGAGATGGCATCAAAAGTAAAAGTGAAAGTGCCTTAAAGAGTTACTTCAGCTGGTATTATGTTTCTGTCTCGGCGTCATCTATGGTTGCCGTAACtttaattgtttatattcaagaTAACTTGGGCTGGAAGGTGGGGTTTGGAATTCCTGCCGCAATAATGTTGTTATCGGCTCTTTGTTTTTTCCTGGCTTCCCCCTTTTATGTCAAGTCAAAAGCTAACACAAGCTTGCTTTCTGGATTAATTCAAGTCCTTGTTGCCTCGTATAAGAATCGACATATAAAGTTATCATCACCTCAGGCTGCGGAAGAAAGGTACCATCACAGAGAAGGATCCGTGCGTCTCGTGCCAAGTGAAAATTTAAG GTGTTTGAACAAAGCTTGCATAATCAAATATCCGGAACAAGACTTGACTCCAGATGGAAGAGCCTCAGATCCATGGAGTCTTTGTACAGTCGATCAAGTAGAGGAGTTAAAAGCATTGATCAAGGTAATTCCTTTATGGTCTACTGGAATAATGATTGGTGTGACCCTCAGCCAAAGTTCATTTCCAGTACTCCAGGCAAGCTCCATGGACCGACACGTCAGTCGCAACTTTGAAATCCCAGCTGCTTCCTTCTGCATATTTACGATTATCACTCTGACATTATGGGTCGGTTTCTATGATCGTATCCTTCTCCCTCTAGCATCAAAAATCAAAGGGAAGCCGTGTCAACTAAGCTTGAAGCAGAGGATGGGGATAGGACTGCTTTTCTCTACTGCATCAATGGCGGCATGGGCAATCACAGAGACGGTTCGCCGCCGTATTGCAATTGATGAAGGACTTTCAGATGACCCGCGAGCCGTGGTGCAAATGTCGGCCATGTGGCTACTACCTTACCTCGTGCTCAGCGGCTTGGCCATGGCGTTCAACATGATTGGGCAGACGGAATTCTACTACTCCGAGCTGCCTAAAAGCATGTCCAGCATAGCCTCCGCCTATCTCGGAGTGGGGTTGTCAGCGGCAAGCTTGGTAGCGAGCTTGATAATGAATTCAGTCGATGGTATTACAAGAAGTAGAGGAAAGCAGGGGTGGATTCCAAGCAATATCAACAAGGGTCATTATGATCACTACTTCTGGCTTCTCTCTGCTTTAAACATGGctaattttgtatattttcttGCTTGCTGCAAGGCTTATGGTCCATGCAGAGTGGAAGTCCATAAGGCGTTAGACAACGCGGATGGCGTGCAGGAGGAATGTTAG